Part of the Hevea brasiliensis isolate MT/VB/25A 57/8 chromosome 16, ASM3005281v1, whole genome shotgun sequence genome is shown below.
tcaatgacaacataattcaacaatatttcatgaacttaaacacttcaattttcttcatgaggctgccacaagtttacacatacccaccactttccattttcacttttcaagcttccaaatcaaaccttacacatggaattcaactacaatgcaatcaaacatttaaatcatcattccaaccactatttacatgcaagaacaaactgttcttattgaggttccatggctgccaaaattagttTCCTCAAATAATTCATCAAcaacaaaaattcttccataaatcaactacccacaacacccacacaaactttaatgaagcaaaaatgaaaaacaagcacttactcaatttgaagcttgttaaaaactcatcaaaacctatctttcttgcttcctaattgctgcccaaggtgtggtgatcacttttagtgaaggaactatggtgaaatgaagcttggaatgggagtgcatgtGGCTTGCTCCATGGATGGCAATGGAGCTTTAATTGTGGTTCATATGGCTGTTTgttatgaggttgaagatgaagcggTTTCTGCCCcaaatatgatatattatatatccactaatccctttagtggagcactaaatcaattaaaatgtttgtttattcaaacatttccaattttccgcattttcctcctatcttttgctatttagattatgtaccaccattttaatttttcatgacatttttctagtgtaatatcatgtatttttaatggacatttaggtcaaaagacaactcggggtatcaaatgaccacaatgcccctgtttgggttgcattcccgatttttcggtaacacctatttttgtcgttttctcgatttctcatttttctttgtactaattaattaatttttctttgatatttctaatgacatttatacttcaataagtctttaattatgtcttaaaagtaTTTTTCAGGATTTccagcagtccagggctagtcaacggtccacgctgcaatttcccggtgcagtcacccatcgctagggttctcggctcgtttaacttagttacatttcagtgctattatttttcctttatttttcttgtattttcttttcttgtatttcattattttatgtctcctcactaaatttaagtgtagtttcaggcatcttaactgtccggacaaacactgatcaccggaacaatagaacgcattaccgaacataggggtattacaaatgGTGTACTGTTGATTGTAGGAGAAGATTTCTCATTCTTATCAAGTTTAGCTCATGCTTTAGGTATTAGAGGATTGTATTAGGAAGGGAGACTGTGTTGAGATAGtccaattatttgaaattttagtAGGCACTAGTTTGTATACAATCTCCTGAGATAGAAATGACAATAAATGCACACTTAATGTCAAGGATGAATGAAAGATTAGGGTAGTGACATAAGTTAGAATTAGTTTATAGTTTTAGGCATTAGGTGAAATCGAATTCAGAAAGGTATTAGGATTTATATTACTTTACTCGGTTGTAAAGTGGTTGATGTATGATATTTCTTTTGAGTATATGGATGGATGGAAAGAGTTTAATTATAACAGAAGTGTGGCGGTTTAGATTAGAGAGAGAAACTGAGAAAGAAGAAGATTAGGAGCAAGAAGTTTTCTGTAGGGGCAATAGTTCTTCCATCCATTCAAATGAGTTTGACAGCTTTTTCACCGTTGTTTTTTGCATATGTTAAGTTCTATATGTCTagaattcatggttaaaatttcgtaATTTTTTAACAATTAGATTTgaagaaataaaattttgaacTTAGGCTGTTTGGTTTGGAATTTTGGATTTTAGGCTGCTAAAATTTgagtaaaataaataattagaatactcagaaaattatgaaatttggtagagAAGATCTTTAGGATGTTGGGGCTGTTATATTAAAATTTGGTGAGTTTTAGACTTGTGATTTctgatatataaattgtttagtaTGAGTTGCCTGAGTAAAAATTATTTCTGAAAAATTCAGAATTTAAAGGGTTAGATAAAtaatttgatatctcatgatgtaAAGGTAATTTGATACTAAAATTTTTGCTGAAGTTGTATTTAGATGTGTTaaacatataattaaaatttggaatttaTTTGAAAGTTGAAATATTATACATAAATTTTAATGTACAAAGtgctaaattaagtattaaggaTATGGAGTTAAGTTGAATAAGTTATTCTGAtggagctaaatttattttgagatggaatatggtgtttggtaaatttttaagttattgttgattatttttgagaaataaaaatatgtattttaTTTGGATTTGTGGTGATATGGATATATTGTGAAATATTTTAATTGAGATTTGAGTATGAAGTGTTAGAATTAATATTTGTATGAATGTATAAGTTACAAATTTGTGTATGttgatataattattaaatttttcattaaaaatttaatatgaaaTTGAAGTTTTATGGATAAatcttattataattatattatgatATATTAGTAAGAGCTTTGGAGATTGTGGTTTTAATTGAAttgtaaaagagttgagaactCAAGCTGAAGAATGAAAATCTTGATTTAAATTAGGTTTTGTATAAGTTCCAGATGGACATTATGAGTTTATTGTAAACCTTATACTAATTTGGGTTTTGTTGTTGGATTACAATTATATAgatttattatgaactttgagaGTTTTATACTAACTTAAGTCTTAATGTTAATAACTACGGGGCATGCAGAAGCTGTTGTAGTTGTCTCAGACTTCTTGTACCTGTGTAACTCATCTGTCCTAGTTTAATATAAATACATCACGTGTCCAATGTAAATATGTCACATGCTGTTGTATATAAAGCTCTACTGAAACTGAAACATGTTTGTAATTAATGAAACTTCAGCATTCACAGATTGCATCACtactctttaattccatttttcaacTAGTTCAAAGTCCTTCATAACATTCTAACTTCAccattataatacattaaaatccTTTAATCCATAAAATTACACCATACATTCTCTCCACGTCATCACTAAATCCATATGCAAATTTGAGTTACCGAAAAGATTATTGAAGTGGAAGATAAAAATGTAATTAAAAGGTATTTTTGAAAATGCTAGAATTGAGATGagcaaaatttaatttaaataaaaaatatacgtattaaattaattgaaaatttcgaTTCCATTTTTACAATAAATTGATTTAgcttgatttttaattttaagaaatttaatttatttgatttgatacaatttttttaattaattattattaattttaaaatgagggttaaaaataaaaaatataatagaaattaagtctaaaacaaatttaaaatgaaacgcaaacaatttttttttaattgatttaattcacctcaatttaatttaatgcaacaaaattttaattttttttaattttttaattttcggACAAAATTAATATTAACCCTGCTCTACAGGCTTGAATGAATGGCGTCAAGGAGCTTAGCATCTATGATGAAGAAATCGGCAGTGCTATATCACTATCCATGCCCAGACGGTGCATTCGCTGCATTGGCAGCTCATCTTTACTTCTGTGCTACTTCTCTCCCTGCCCTTTTCCTTCCCAATACTGTCTACAATCCCATCAAGCTCGAACACCTTCCTATCCATGAAATCGATGATCTTTATCTTCTTGATTTTGCTGGACCTTCTGGTTTTGTGCACCAAATCTCCTCCAAATTTAGCAGGTTTTCCAAATTAGATTCCTCTCAACTCTCCTTGTTTTTGTTTTTGTTCAAGTTATTGCTCATTTTTTGTCATATCCAGAGTGGTCATATTGGATCACCACAAAACAGCAAAAGAGATGCTCGGCGGCGAAACTTTAGTGGGTAAGAATGTGAATGCAGTTTTAGATATGGAAAGGAGTGGTGCTACGATTGCGTATGATTATTTCAAGGAGAAGCTTGTTGGGAATCCTAATCAGAATATCGTCTCTGAGTTCAGTCGTCTAAGGCCCATTTTTGAATACATAGAAGATGCAGATctttggaggtggagacttgaaaATAGCAAAGCTTTTAGCAGTGGGTTGAAAGATTTGAACCTTGAATTCAATGTCCGGTTAAACCCCTCTTTGTTTAAGCAGGTAATTTCCCTACATTTTCTCTCTCAATTTTCCTTCTTCTTGCTGCGCATGCTCATTTTAGAAGCTGCATGGTATTCAACTTCTGGGCTGCAAAACTGAGTTGGATTTCACATTTTTGTTCCTTCTCATGCGTACAAATAGTTAACTCATAAGGACTTCATTGATGAAAGCAGAATCCAGCTCTAAACAGGGTGTGCAATGTCCTCAATTTATGAATATAATTATGCTTGAAAAATGCCTGCACAAGATTGAACTTTGGCaggaataaaaaatttatttgttcATTCTTGCTTGGCATTGTCATGGAACACATAGAAATCAAGCTCTCTATGTTAGTAGTAGGCACGAACCAAGTTGATCAGAGGTTATTGGCATTTGCTCACTTGGGTAAAGTATCAAAACAATGCAGTGTATTATAATGCTTTGTCCCACTTCATATTCAATATGGATGTGTCATGGTAGAAAGCCAGGAATTATTTTTCATGGGGGCCAATGCATATGTCCATCGCTTTCTTTATGAAAAAATGATATACGAATTAGTATAAACCATGCaagataataataaatttaaattattgataTAAATATTCAAAACATTAAATATGTACCTAAAATATAACCCCATAAAAACTTCCTAAAGTTTTTGAGTTCTTGCTCAGAACCCGTCTGATTAAATATCAATTTCTTTTGAGTCCTTAAGATTTCAATTTGGTGCTATTGAGTAATAATTTAACCACAGCAAATGTAATATGGATTACAAGGCTATAATGGTAGAGCTTGTCATACATTTGCATATTCATTTGCTTATACGAAGAGTTGAGAGGTCTCTGTTTGACAATTGAGCTTTTCAAGAAATTTTGTTTTAGTGTATTTATTAGCGGCAAGAATTTTACTTCTTGCATAATTTGGATAATTGCTCTTTTTGCATAAGTTGAAGGAGATTGTCATAAGAAGGTTCACCTTCCAAATTTTTGAGAAGCATATCTGATCTTCACAGAGCATGAGTATGAAATGTGCTTGTTTCAGTATGCTATCCACAATTTTGAAAACAAAGTGGTTAGTAGTCATCTATTTATGTGCTTGCTACAAATGCAATGGCTGTTCTAACAGCCCTTACCATTGCAATAATGGCCATAACGGTGGTACCagcataaaagggaatatttctTTGGGCTGTCTTCTGTAGCTTTTGTTCCTCAAAATCCCCACTTCTCCAATTGCCATTTCTCATGTCTTTTTCAGCTTTCTTCTACCTAAATTCCTCAAAAATGCTACCAACACTTTTTTATAAACTCTCTTTAAACATTTTCTATGCTATTGGTTCAAATCTCATCCTATGTATCCTAAGACCTATTCTACAGGTTAAGTAAAGTATCCATTTTTAAATTTTGCTAATTCTAAATTTATTTgtgatttttaactcttttattTGCTATATCAACttaattttttagaaaatttaaGGTTTTTCATTGAATAATACTTTTATTTGTCAATTATATTTGTTTTATCAATGTCAAAAAGAGTAAATGCTAATAATAAACTCTATTCAACCTATAGAATAAGTTTCCAATTacatgaaataaaatttaagCCAATAGTAGAGAAAGTGTTCGATAGAAAGTGTATAAGAAATTGTTGCTAGCATTTCTTATGGAATTATAGTTTGATTTCACTTTGTAAAAAGACAACTACATAGTCAAAGAGGATATATTCAATCCTTTTTGCAATTTTAAGGAGATGAGTCAATTTTGACTTTGTTATTGTTGCTTTTGCAAAATTGTTGTCAAAATAATCTGTTTATGCTATATTTATGACCTTTTTAATGAGGTTAGATCTTTAATCTCCATGTTGTTATTAGTTATTGAAATTGATTGATAAGGAATCATGGATCCAATCAGTTTATCTGATGTTAgcatttcttatttttatttcattcaaGTCATTGAATATCTAACTAGTTAATGTGTTTTTTATTCTTACAAATAAATTTGCCTACCAACAAGTATTACATTACAGCTGCACCCTATTTCTGTTACATGTAATTTGTAACCATGTTTTAAATCAATTTGTTTCTTTCTATTGTCAAATTATAAGCATTTTGACTTAATTGTAGAATTATGTAGAAGAAAGGTCTAGTTTAAAttcaattcaactcaagtaagcctttatcccaaaaatttggggtcggctatatggattctctttctccactctaaacgattttgggttaaatcctagggaatgtgtaatgtttctaagtcatgttgtactactctcttcaaagtcagtttaggtctactccttcttttttttctatcctttaacctaatgtactctacttgtctaactggagtctccgtaTATCTGCGCTTCACgtaaccaaaccaccttaatctctcttctctcaacttattctcaattggcaccactcctacctttttttctaatattctcattatggacttaatctagtctagtatggccactcatccaccttaacattctcatctccacaactcttattttagacatataagactccttcagtgcccaacacttactgccatataacatggccggttgtatggctgtatggtaaaatttttctttcaacttattgggaatcttgcgatcacataaaactcccgtggcacgtctccgcTTCAATcattcggctttaatcctatgactaacatcctcctcacatctcccatctacttgaaggactgagccgagatatttaaagtgattacttgaaggactgagccgagatatttaaactaacttcttccctatcaccaattcggccttcactaaacttgtaatgcatgtattctgtcttcgttctacttaacttaaagccctttgactctagagtttttctccaaagctctagctttctattgactccttctcgtatctcatttatcagaactatatcatccacaaacatcatgcaccaagggatactctcttgtatatgtttcgtcaattcaactaaaactaatgtaaaaaggtaagggcttacagctgaactttggtgtaatccaattgagataggaaaatctctagtGTCCCCTCTCATTatacgcacaatagtagttgttcctttatacatatcttgcaatacttgtatgtacctaatagataccctcttttgttctaacactctccataagacatctcttggaacattatcataagccttctccaaatcaataaaaatcatgtgtagatctttatTCACATTTCTGTAtttctccatcaaacttctaacaggaaagatcgcttccatagttgaacgaccgggcatgaagccaaattgattgggagagatagaagtatcatgatgtagtcgatgattcataactctctcccacaacttcatagtatggcttatgagtttaattcccctatagtttaagcaactctgtatgtctcccttatttttaaaaatagatactaaaatactcctccattcatctggc
Proteins encoded:
- the LOC110664500 gene encoding uncharacterized protein LOC110664500 isoform X4 produces the protein MASRSLASMMKKSAVLYHYPCPDGAFAALAAHLYFCATSLPALFLPNTVYNPIKLEHLPIHEIDDLYLLDFAGPSGFVHQISSKFSRVVILDHHKTAKEMLGGETLVGKNVNAVLDMERSGATIAYDYFKEKLVGNPNQNIVSEFSRLRPIFEYIEDADLWRWRLENSKAFSSGLKDLNLEFNVRLNPSLFKQLLSLDLESVIAQGMMSLSVKEKLINDTLDQSYEIALGGGAFGHCLAVNADSLPELRSELGHQLAIKSSDQNLRYGGRRR
- the LOC110664500 gene encoding uncharacterized protein LOC110664500 isoform X2; the protein is MASRSLASMMKKSAVLYHYPCPDGAFAALAAHLYFCATSLPALFLPNTVYNPIKLEHLPIHEIDDLYLLDFAGPSGFVHQISSKFSRVVILDHHKTAKEMLGGETLVGKNVNAVLDMERSGATIAYDYFKEKLVGNPNQNIVSEFSRLRPIFEYIEDADLWRWRLENSKAFSSGLKDLNLEFNVRLNPSLFKQAVNADSLPELRSELGHQLAIKSSDQNLRAIGAVVYRVPGLENDKLLKISLRSSVSEDTTPISQEFGGGGHRNASSFMISFAEFEKWKVDKRA
- the LOC110664500 gene encoding uncharacterized protein LOC110664500 isoform X3, which produces MASRSLASMMKKSAVLYHYPCPDGAFAALAAHLYFCATSLPALFLPNTVYNPIKLEHLPIHEIDDLYLLDFAGPSGFVHQISSKFSRVVILDHHKTAKEMLGGETLVGKNVNAVLDMERSGATIAYDYFKEKLVGNPNQNIVSEFSRLRPIFEYIEDADLWRWRLENSKAFSSGLKDLNLEFNVRLNPSLFKQLLSLDLESVIAQGMMSLSVKEKLINDTLDQSYEIALGGGAFGHCLAVNADSLPELRSELGHQLAIKSSDQNLRNLVVVVTEMPVHS
- the LOC110664500 gene encoding uncharacterized protein LOC110664500 isoform X1, with translation MASRSLASMMKKSAVLYHYPCPDGAFAALAAHLYFCATSLPALFLPNTVYNPIKLEHLPIHEIDDLYLLDFAGPSGFVHQISSKFSRVVILDHHKTAKEMLGGETLVGKNVNAVLDMERSGATIAYDYFKEKLVGNPNQNIVSEFSRLRPIFEYIEDADLWRWRLENSKAFSSGLKDLNLEFNVRLNPSLFKQLLSLDLESVIAQGMMSLSVKEKLINDTLDQSYEIALGGGAFGHCLAVNADSLPELRSELGHQLAIKSSDQNLRAIGAVVYRVPGLENDKLLKISLRSSVSEDTTPISQEFGGGGHRNASSFMISFAEFEKWKVDKRA